In Maridesulfovibrio sp., the following proteins share a genomic window:
- a CDS encoding 4Fe-4S binding protein produces the protein MKVLRKMISIDEELCDGCGQCVPGCEEGALQIIDGKARLVAEKYCDGLGACLGECPTGALKVIEVEADDFDPDAVKELLSEQGRNIPNHMPDPKSLHLGSAKPVSGGCGCSGSKIEAFAPAASACQQANVPTDAEAGPSQLTHWPIQIRLVPADAPFLKGADLLLTADCVAVSVPGYHERFLPGKKVLMGCPKFDDVALYEQRLTEIFATSGLRSITVLEMEVPCCSNFSRIIMKALKNSGADIPAEKIVFTRTGQLKAKTALDQPVPL, from the coding sequence ATGAAAGTATTACGTAAAATGATCAGTATAGACGAAGAGCTTTGTGACGGTTGCGGCCAGTGTGTACCGGGCTGTGAAGAAGGCGCATTGCAGATTATTGACGGCAAGGCCAGACTGGTCGCTGAAAAATACTGTGACGGCCTTGGAGCTTGTCTGGGTGAATGTCCCACCGGAGCGCTCAAGGTTATTGAAGTGGAGGCGGACGACTTTGATCCTGACGCAGTTAAAGAATTGCTGAGCGAGCAGGGCCGCAACATACCTAACCACATGCCTGATCCCAAGAGCCTGCATCTGGGCAGTGCAAAGCCTGTTTCCGGGGGCTGTGGCTGCTCCGGTTCCAAGATTGAAGCATTTGCTCCGGCAGCTTCTGCCTGTCAGCAGGCTAATGTTCCGACCGATGCTGAAGCAGGTCCTTCCCAGTTGACCCACTGGCCTATCCAGATCAGGCTGGTTCCTGCGGACGCACCGTTCCTCAAGGGTGCTGATCTGCTGCTGACCGCTGACTGTGTGGCTGTTTCAGTTCCCGGTTACCACGAGCGCTTTCTGCCGGGTAAGAAGGTACTGATGGGCTGTCCTAAGTTTGATGACGTGGCGCTTTACGAGCAGCGCTTGACTGAGATTTTTGCCACCAGCGGGCTGCGGTCCATCACCGTGCTTGAGATGGAAGTTCCCTGCTGCTCCAATTTCAGCCGCATCATCATGAAGGCACTTAAGAATTCCGGCGCGGATATTCCGGCTGAAAAAATCGTCTTTACCAGAACCGGACAGCTCAAGGCCAAGACTGCTCTTGACCAGCCTGTTCCGCTTTAA
- the hcp gene encoding hydroxylamine reductase, with amino-acid sequence MFCNQCEQTAKGQGCTVKGVCGKTNEVSAIQDLLVQVLIELGTVATAARKEGIAVSNEINRMTAEGVFSTLTNVNFDDERFVPVIKNVAAARDELAAKVKADCGPVTAVAGTAAELSKQGEAFPVTSFDDNEDLRSLKQILVYGLKGVSAYVDHAAILGQEDDELYAQIHECLAAVPQQLGMEELVGLAMKCGEMNLKAMELLDAGNTGAYGHPVPTEVPLGAKAGKAILVSGHDLKDLRQLLEQTEGTGINIYTHGEMLPCHGYPELKKFDHFYGHYGTAWQNQAKEFAAFPGAILMTTNCIQKPVESYKGNIFTTGLVGWPGVTHVANGDFSAVIEKAKELPGFEADTDNGKVLCGFARNSVLGVADKVIEGVKAGAIKHFFLVGGCDGAKPGRNYYTDFVEQAPKDTIILTLACGKFRFFDKQLGDIGGIPRLLDIGQCNDAYSAIQIAVALANAFECGVNDLPLSMILSWYEQKAVSILLTLLHLGIKDIRLGPSLPAFVTPNVLNFLVENFNIMPISTPEEDLKAILG; translated from the coding sequence ATGTTTTGCAACCAGTGTGAACAGACCGCAAAGGGTCAGGGCTGCACCGTGAAAGGTGTCTGTGGTAAAACCAATGAAGTTTCCGCTATTCAGGATCTTCTTGTACAGGTTCTGATCGAGCTCGGAACTGTAGCAACAGCTGCTCGCAAGGAAGGAATTGCGGTTTCTAATGAAATTAACCGCATGACCGCTGAAGGCGTGTTCTCCACCTTGACCAACGTTAACTTTGATGACGAAAGATTCGTTCCCGTAATCAAAAACGTTGCAGCTGCACGCGATGAACTGGCAGCCAAGGTAAAAGCTGATTGTGGTCCGGTAACAGCTGTTGCCGGCACTGCTGCTGAACTTAGCAAACAGGGCGAAGCATTCCCCGTAACCTCCTTTGATGATAATGAAGATCTGCGCTCCCTCAAGCAGATTCTTGTATACGGCCTGAAAGGTGTATCCGCTTACGTTGACCATGCCGCTATCCTCGGTCAGGAAGACGATGAGCTTTACGCCCAGATTCACGAATGCCTTGCCGCTGTTCCCCAGCAACTCGGCATGGAAGAGCTGGTCGGTCTCGCCATGAAGTGTGGTGAAATGAACCTTAAAGCAATGGAACTGCTTGATGCAGGTAATACCGGAGCTTACGGGCATCCCGTTCCTACTGAAGTACCTCTCGGTGCGAAAGCGGGTAAAGCAATTCTCGTTTCCGGTCACGACCTTAAGGATCTTCGCCAGCTTCTTGAGCAGACCGAAGGAACAGGAATCAATATTTACACCCACGGTGAAATGCTGCCCTGTCATGGTTACCCTGAGCTGAAAAAATTCGATCACTTTTACGGCCACTACGGAACCGCATGGCAGAATCAGGCTAAGGAATTTGCAGCCTTCCCCGGTGCTATCCTCATGACCACCAACTGCATCCAGAAGCCTGTTGAAAGTTACAAGGGCAATATCTTCACCACCGGTCTCGTTGGCTGGCCCGGAGTTACCCACGTTGCCAACGGTGATTTTTCCGCAGTTATCGAAAAAGCCAAAGAACTTCCCGGTTTTGAAGCTGATACTGATAACGGCAAGGTTCTCTGCGGTTTCGCCCGCAACTCCGTACTCGGCGTAGCAGACAAGGTTATCGAAGGCGTTAAAGCCGGTGCCATCAAGCACTTTTTCCTCGTCGGCGGTTGCGATGGTGCCAAGCCCGGACGTAACTACTACACTGATTTCGTAGAACAGGCTCCGAAGGATACTATAATCCTGACCCTCGCTTGCGGTAAGTTCCGTTTCTTTGACAAGCAGCTCGGTGATATCGGCGGCATCCCCCGTCTGCTGGATATCGGACAGTGTAACGATGCTTATTCCGCAATTCAGATCGCAGTCGCACTCGCCAATGCATTCGAATGCGGCGTTAACGACCTGCCCCTGTCCATGATTCTGTCCTGGTATGAGCAGAAGGCCGTGTCCATCCTGCTGACCCTGCTGCATCTCGGCATCAAGGATATCCGCCTCGGACCCTCCTTGCCTGCATTCGTAACCCCCAACGTGCTGAACTTCCTTGTTGAAAATTTCAACATTATGCCTATCAGTACTCCTGAAGAAGATCTCAAGGCAATTCTCGGTTAG
- a CDS encoding ferredoxin, whose protein sequence is MTRTVVVDVDECVGCEACVEECPDVFSMGPGDLALVHNPEGADDECIESAMELCPVNCIHWEE, encoded by the coding sequence ATGACTCGTACTGTAGTTGTCGATGTTGATGAATGTGTTGGCTGTGAAGCTTGTGTTGAAGAATGTCCTGATGTTTTCAGCATGGGCCCCGGCGACCTTGCGCTGGTACACAATCCCGAAGGGGCTGATGACGAGTGCATTGAGTCGGCCATGGAGCTTTGCCCGGTCAACTGCATTCACTGGGAAGAATAA
- a CDS encoding 4Fe-4S binding protein: MVAGLGFVALSFLLLAAHALRGGDSGLCVFLLGSALLAFSRERWAGNVCGVLLGCGALLWLDKGAGLISLRIFTGGDWVRLAVIIGALFALTVFSAAYCFSPSGRERYNRSTENANYRSVIFLLSALLLETARAKVSFPILLADRFFPGWGRAEIFLLAFYGSWVGSKMFTPEGTPKIRSRIWAFFSVVFFGQLVLGLTGLDQFLMTGKLHLPIPALIVAGPVYRGSGFFMPVLFTVSVLLVGPAWCSYLCYIGAWDDYCSRRGNKKPAKDFNPRLVWVRLLLLIVVAGIAWKMRVIGISPVVAVWAAAQFGLISVVVMLVFSREMGMMVHCSTFCPMGIVSNLLGKLSPWRLKIANTCCKCMKCTNTCRYGALKPENIKAGRPGISCTLCGDCIPSCKGGSLGYKLPLLPPDISRKVFLTVVISLHALFLGVARI, encoded by the coding sequence ATGGTGGCAGGTCTCGGTTTTGTTGCCCTTTCATTTTTGCTGCTGGCAGCCCATGCGCTGCGCGGCGGTGATAGCGGTTTATGTGTTTTTCTGCTCGGTTCTGCTTTGTTGGCATTCAGCCGCGAACGCTGGGCCGGGAACGTTTGCGGGGTATTGCTTGGCTGCGGAGCACTGCTTTGGTTGGACAAAGGCGCTGGGCTGATCAGTCTGCGTATTTTTACCGGGGGGGATTGGGTCAGGCTGGCTGTTATCATTGGGGCGCTTTTCGCTCTCACTGTTTTTTCCGCAGCTTATTGCTTTTCCCCGTCCGGCAGGGAACGTTATAACCGCAGTACTGAAAATGCGAACTACAGATCAGTCATTTTTTTGCTCAGCGCGCTGCTGCTTGAGACAGCTAGGGCCAAGGTTTCATTTCCCATACTCCTTGCCGACCGTTTTTTTCCGGGTTGGGGCAGGGCGGAAATCTTTTTGCTGGCTTTTTACGGTTCGTGGGTTGGCAGCAAAATGTTCACCCCTGAAGGGACCCCAAAAATACGGTCTCGAATCTGGGCCTTCTTTTCAGTAGTCTTTTTCGGGCAGTTGGTTCTGGGACTGACCGGTTTAGACCAGTTTCTTATGACTGGAAAGCTTCATCTGCCTATACCTGCACTCATTGTCGCCGGACCTGTTTACCGCGGGTCCGGTTTCTTCATGCCTGTTCTCTTTACCGTTTCTGTTCTGTTGGTCGGTCCTGCATGGTGTAGCTATCTGTGCTATATCGGGGCGTGGGATGACTATTGCAGCCGCCGTGGAAACAAAAAGCCTGCAAAGGATTTCAATCCTAGGCTGGTCTGGGTGAGGCTTTTGTTACTGATTGTCGTTGCCGGGATTGCATGGAAAATGCGTGTGATAGGAATTTCTCCGGTTGTGGCGGTCTGGGCCGCTGCCCAGTTCGGTTTGATCAGTGTTGTGGTTATGCTTGTTTTCTCCCGCGAGATGGGCATGATGGTCCATTGCTCAACCTTTTGCCCGATGGGGATTGTATCAAACCTGCTGGGTAAGTTGTCGCCGTGGCGTTTGAAGATTGCGAATACCTGCTGCAAATGTATGAAATGTACTAACACCTGTCGCTATGGCGCGTTGAAACCTGAAAATATTAAAGCCGGACGTCCCGGAATTTCATGCACTCTGTGCGGGGATTGCATTCCCAGCTGCAAGGGTGGCAGCCTCGGCTACAAATTACCTCTTCTCCCTCCGGACATTTCCAGAAAAGTTTTCCTGACCGTTGTAATTTCTCTACATGCACTTTTCCTTGGAGTGGCGCGAATCTGA
- a CDS encoding 4Fe-4S binding protein: MDNISAINVCRGSGDGGCRFALYVEEDFAARIEEAINDSGWPEFLQQRYGEKINRHKMVSVSAAACPNGCSRPHIADIGLIRACVPLIDHEGCIGCEECVQSCPDDAMEMVDGKVVITREKCLVCGYCTNVCPTEVISCSRSGWRFLVGGRLGRHPRLASELPGVFTSEEALDLISRCMKIWMENYVEGKRFGWIIERVGHDKVLLG, translated from the coding sequence ATGGATAATATATCTGCAATTAATGTCTGTCGCGGCTCTGGAGACGGCGGATGCCGTTTTGCCCTGTATGTTGAAGAAGATTTCGCCGCACGCATTGAAGAAGCCATTAATGACAGTGGCTGGCCTGAATTTTTGCAACAGCGCTACGGGGAAAAAATTAACCGCCACAAAATGGTTTCAGTCAGTGCTGCGGCCTGTCCTAATGGCTGTTCGCGTCCGCATATTGCCGATATCGGCTTGATTAGGGCCTGTGTTCCACTCATCGACCATGAAGGCTGTATCGGATGTGAAGAATGTGTTCAGTCTTGCCCTGATGATGCTATGGAAATGGTTGATGGGAAAGTGGTCATAACCCGTGAAAAATGTTTAGTTTGCGGTTATTGCACCAATGTCTGCCCAACTGAAGTAATCTCATGCTCCCGGAGCGGATGGCGTTTTCTTGTGGGGGGCAGGCTTGGACGTCACCCTCGTCTAGCGTCGGAACTTCCCGGAGTTTTCACCAGTGAAGAAGCGCTGGACCTTATTTCCAGATGTATGAAGATATGGATGGAAAATTATGTAGAAGGAAAACGGTTCGGTTGGATTATAGAACGTGTCGGGCATGATAAGGTTCTGCTTGGATAG
- a CDS encoding Crp/Fnr family transcriptional regulator, whose protein sequence is MKKTHNLDKISLFAGLDSDQQRKIEQIIIPRELKKGEQIFTAGSDATGFYSIQTGKVKVYRESLSGKEQIIHIFGSGEIFGEVPVFQGTRYPASAVTLSKSTLLYFPRDRFEKVIREDPDLAMAMLALLSGRLRQLVNQVAALSLSEVPARLASYLLLLKSTQNSTKLELDLPKGLIASYLGTIQETLSRVFKKMSEQGLIKVERNTIEIIDEATLELIASGEEQL, encoded by the coding sequence ATGAAAAAGACACACAATTTAGACAAAATAAGCCTATTTGCAGGGCTTGACAGTGACCAGCAGAGGAAAATTGAACAAATAATTATTCCCCGCGAATTGAAAAAAGGAGAACAGATTTTCACTGCGGGCAGTGATGCCACAGGTTTCTATTCCATCCAAACGGGTAAAGTTAAAGTTTACCGGGAATCGCTTTCCGGCAAGGAACAGATTATCCATATATTCGGATCAGGAGAAATTTTCGGAGAAGTTCCCGTATTTCAGGGAACCCGCTATCCCGCAAGCGCGGTTACCTTGAGCAAATCAACACTGCTCTATTTTCCGCGGGACCGTTTTGAAAAAGTAATCCGCGAAGACCCGGATCTGGCTATGGCGATGCTGGCACTTCTTTCCGGCAGACTGCGCCAGTTGGTCAATCAGGTTGCAGCGCTCAGCCTGAGTGAAGTCCCGGCACGACTGGCAAGTTACCTGCTTCTACTGAAATCAACCCAAAACTCCACTAAGCTGGAACTGGACCTGCCCAAAGGGCTGATCGCCTCATATCTGGGAACTATACAGGAGACCCTTTCACGCGTATTTAAGAAAATGAGTGAACAGGGTTTGATTAAGGTTGAGCGTAACACAATTGAGATTATAGACGAAGCGACACTGGAACTTATCGCCAGTGGCGAAGAGCAGCTTTAG
- a CDS encoding chemotaxis protein, with amino-acid sequence MTGNRILLESGTNEVELLELYLDEGDGDKYKRWSFGLNVAKVKKIVREADLKKFSGRKQRGPGAQGVAGIDPQNPLVMGMFEFMGTVIPLIDLSGWLRMEPVSKDRRMVLVTEFNEVVSAFLVSGVNRIHRVSWQELESLQGNMAKYAEGTIIGTVKLTNPDRILQVLDLEQAMEDLNPARDKAAVDEVEEVVDCVYQALCADDSRSMRNLVKLSLERGGFEVEAYPNGLEIWKALEEISQKVDKTGLPVSEFIQLVVSDIEMPGMDGHALTKRIKEDPNLRDLTVYLFSSLITNELLHKGEAVGANRQYSKPQIATLVKQARTDLNKLYKCKSL; translated from the coding sequence ATGACGGGGAACAGAATTCTGCTTGAGTCCGGCACCAACGAAGTTGAACTTTTGGAACTTTACCTTGATGAAGGTGATGGTGATAAATATAAACGTTGGTCTTTCGGGCTTAATGTTGCGAAAGTAAAAAAGATTGTCCGCGAGGCAGACCTGAAAAAATTTTCCGGACGTAAGCAGAGAGGGCCAGGGGCTCAGGGGGTAGCTGGAATTGACCCGCAGAATCCGCTGGTGATGGGTATGTTTGAATTCATGGGGACTGTTATTCCGCTTATTGATCTAAGTGGTTGGCTGCGGATGGAACCTGTCTCAAAAGACCGCCGCATGGTATTGGTCACTGAATTCAATGAAGTTGTCAGCGCATTTCTGGTTTCCGGGGTCAACCGCATTCATCGTGTAAGCTGGCAGGAACTTGAGTCTTTGCAGGGAAACATGGCCAAATATGCTGAAGGAACCATTATCGGAACAGTGAAACTGACCAACCCTGACCGGATATTGCAGGTTCTTGACCTTGAACAGGCCATGGAAGACTTGAACCCGGCGCGGGATAAGGCTGCTGTGGATGAAGTGGAGGAGGTTGTGGATTGTGTCTATCAGGCTCTTTGCGCAGATGATTCCCGGTCCATGCGCAATCTGGTAAAATTGTCGCTTGAAAGGGGCGGCTTTGAAGTGGAAGCGTATCCCAACGGCCTTGAAATCTGGAAAGCCCTTGAAGAGATATCTCAGAAAGTTGACAAGACCGGGCTCCCTGTTTCCGAATTTATTCAGCTTGTCGTATCTGATATTGAAATGCCGGGAATGGACGGGCATGCCCTTACCAAGCGCATTAAGGAAGACCCCAATCTGCGTGACCTGACTGTTTATCTATTTTCATCCCTCATCACAAATGAACTGCTGCATAAAGGCGAAGCCGTCGGTGCCAATCGTCAGTACTCCAAACCGCAGATTGCTACATTGGTCAAGCAGGCCAGAACTGATTTAAACAAGCTTTATAAATGCAAGAGCTTATAA
- a CDS encoding tetratricopeptide repeat-containing glycosyltransferase family protein, protein MSSKTATTKPERQEPNWIDTVPPKVKEIFLAAIKAHAAKKYEEAITHYAMALSFLPDDPVLLTNLGVALRAQEKLKASEVCYRRAIAVKPDSPGCYSNLGNVLRRQGRLKEAVACHRRAIELDRKFIDAYYNLGLVLQDMGKLDESIRFFNYCLKFRPGDERVSWDKSLALLAKADFVNGFKLYEYRWKRGEITVRHFRQPLWDGSALEGKTIFVYSEQGFGDTLNFCRYLPLVAEAGGKVIFECQPELLSLLEGMDGVHKVIAGGDRIPDFDVQAPLLSLPRIFKHDIDSIPRQCPYIKPPGNAGFPVHVPQGTRCKVGIAWAGKSTHKNNHNRSVRIENFLPLSSLPGVTLYSLQKGPEAAQLEQSGCGFLVRELGGGCDDFADTAKIMSQLDLIITVDTSVAHLAGALNIPVWVAIPYNSDWRWMRKRIDSPWYPSMTLFRQKHPDEWDQVFDKILNELKKKING, encoded by the coding sequence ATGAGCAGCAAGACAGCCACCACAAAACCTGAGAGACAAGAGCCGAACTGGATTGATACAGTACCACCAAAGGTAAAGGAAATTTTTCTTGCAGCGATTAAAGCTCATGCGGCAAAAAAATATGAAGAGGCGATCACTCATTATGCAATGGCCTTGAGTTTTCTCCCCGATGATCCGGTCTTGCTGACCAATCTCGGAGTGGCTTTGCGTGCGCAGGAGAAACTGAAAGCTTCTGAAGTCTGTTACCGGCGGGCCATCGCTGTAAAGCCTGACAGTCCCGGTTGTTACAGCAACCTCGGCAATGTACTGCGTAGGCAGGGTAGACTTAAAGAAGCAGTTGCCTGTCATCGCCGGGCCATTGAACTCGACCGTAAATTTATTGATGCCTATTACAATCTAGGATTGGTTTTGCAGGATATGGGCAAGCTTGATGAGTCTATTCGTTTTTTCAATTACTGCCTTAAGTTCAGACCCGGTGATGAGCGAGTGAGCTGGGACAAGTCCCTTGCGCTGCTTGCTAAAGCTGATTTCGTAAATGGTTTTAAGCTCTATGAATACCGCTGGAAACGTGGAGAGATTACTGTCCGGCATTTCCGGCAGCCCTTGTGGGACGGTTCTGCCCTTGAAGGCAAAACCATTTTTGTTTATTCCGAGCAGGGGTTCGGGGATACTCTAAATTTTTGCCGTTACCTGCCTCTTGTGGCCGAAGCCGGAGGAAAGGTTATTTTTGAATGCCAGCCGGAATTGCTTTCCCTGTTGGAAGGTATGGACGGGGTTCATAAAGTTATTGCGGGCGGAGATAGAATCCCGGATTTTGATGTTCAAGCCCCGTTGCTAAGTCTGCCGCGAATTTTCAAGCACGATATAGACAGCATCCCCCGCCAATGTCCTTATATTAAGCCGCCCGGGAATGCAGGATTTCCAGTGCATGTTCCGCAGGGAACGAGATGCAAGGTTGGAATTGCATGGGCAGGAAAATCGACACATAAGAATAATCACAACAGATCGGTTCGTATTGAAAATTTTCTTCCATTGTCCAGTCTTCCCGGTGTGACTCTTTACTCCTTGCAAAAAGGTCCGGAAGCTGCGCAACTTGAACAGTCCGGCTGCGGTTTTCTGGTCCGTGAGCTAGGCGGTGGTTGTGATGATTTTGCTGATACAGCTAAAATAATGAGTCAGCTTGATTTGATCATTACAGTGGATACTTCGGTTGCTCACCTTGCCGGCGCCTTAAATATTCCCGTCTGGGTGGCAATCCCCTATAATTCGGATTGGCGCTGGATGCGTAAGCGTATCGATTCTCCATGGTATCCAAGTATGACTCTTTTCCGCCAGAAGCATCCTGATGAATGGGATCAGGTGTTTGATAAAATATTAAACGAGCTAAAAAAGAAAATAAATGGTTAA
- a CDS encoding HlyD family type I secretion periplasmic adaptor subunit — protein MSNINTEFSGQVKAASHFFLFLCIAMCLGFFGWACFFQLDIVSQAEGEVIPSSRVKPVQHLEGGIIRKINVREGEKVTKGQELIVLEATASDSTVEELEVRVTSLRVNIARLEAEDKELDAPEYPKDIYEKFPILIERSLKLFQTRRARLKSDLLSEQEKIKQREQDIKQITSRQRNSRNSLKLLREQIKISASLLEDGLTSRYKHLGFLKEESKLMSVIEEDSAKLGKAQSALAQAKADIGEIKNSYLASVREELQEDRREFDELSQRQRKFADNLNRTVIRSPVDGVIKTLYVVSIGEVVRPGLTIMDIVPAGDKLVIEARLPISDIGYVKDGQKAVVKLASRDAARFGNIDGKVINISPDADSTDRGVTFYRVRIETGKDYFEHDGNYYQLFPGIRVIAGIHIGTRSVMEYILEPFMGSMSYAMRER, from the coding sequence GTGAGCAATATAAATACTGAATTTTCCGGTCAGGTCAAAGCGGCAAGTCATTTTTTTCTTTTCCTATGCATAGCCATGTGTCTGGGGTTCTTCGGGTGGGCCTGTTTTTTTCAGTTGGATATTGTCAGTCAGGCTGAAGGCGAAGTTATACCCAGCTCAAGGGTAAAACCGGTGCAGCACCTTGAAGGGGGCATCATAAGGAAGATCAATGTCCGTGAAGGTGAGAAAGTCACCAAGGGGCAGGAGCTGATCGTTCTTGAGGCGACAGCCAGTGATTCTACAGTGGAAGAGTTGGAGGTCCGGGTGACTTCTTTACGGGTTAACATTGCCCGTCTTGAGGCAGAGGACAAGGAACTGGATGCACCGGAATATCCAAAAGATATTTATGAAAAATTTCCAATTCTGATTGAGCGGTCCCTGAAACTTTTCCAGACACGCAGGGCACGGCTAAAGAGTGATCTACTCTCCGAACAGGAAAAAATTAAGCAGCGTGAACAGGATATCAAACAGATCACATCGCGGCAGCGAAATTCGCGAAACAGCCTCAAGCTTCTGCGGGAGCAGATTAAAATAAGTGCCAGTCTGTTGGAGGACGGTTTGACTTCACGCTATAAGCATCTTGGTTTTCTCAAGGAAGAGTCTAAGCTTATGAGTGTGATTGAAGAAGATTCCGCCAAGCTTGGTAAAGCCCAGTCCGCGCTGGCACAGGCCAAAGCCGATATTGGAGAAATAAAAAATTCGTATCTGGCATCTGTTCGTGAGGAATTGCAGGAAGACCGCAGGGAATTTGATGAACTTTCCCAGCGTCAACGCAAGTTTGCGGACAACCTGAACCGCACTGTCATCCGCTCACCCGTAGATGGCGTTATTAAAACACTTTATGTGGTCAGCATCGGCGAGGTTGTCAGGCCCGGTCTGACCATTATGGATATTGTTCCAGCAGGTGATAAACTGGTTATTGAAGCGCGTCTGCCCATCAGCGACATCGGATATGTAAAAGACGGACAGAAAGCGGTAGTCAAGCTGGCTTCCAGAGATGCTGCCCGCTTCGGTAATATTGACGGCAAAGTTATCAATATCAGCCCGGATGCGGATTCAACTGACCGGGGAGTGACTTTTTACCGGGTGCGAATTGAAACCGGTAAAGATTATTTTGAGCATGATGGAAATTATTATCAACTTTTCCCTGGAATCCGCGTGATTGCCGGAATCCATATCGGAACCCGCTCGGTTATGGAGTATATCCTTGAGCCGTTTATGGGATCCATGTCATATGCCATGAGGGAACGATGA
- a CDS encoding ATP-binding cassette domain-containing protein, with protein sequence MRRLSLHPFLAFEVCLSSLFINILSLASPIFVIQVLNRYVGYGFDGTLITLTVGMFIAGAMHHAFTLVRVQLASAINIGPDKMLADTVLSCLSRAKMGTLGRIPAARIHELMGGIQVVQSGYDASVICSVLDMPFFILFVGATFFLSPVLALITIAAIACTLLAGWQNMRLGRRMNDILRNESVIHRGNLANAISGADTVRAFGGRALLNGMFKTQMDKLQQIKRDMVQSGTRSQAVLQSLAMILRVLIYAVGAREVVAGSMTTGGLIGASILSGKALAVSASFMKSRAMISQAGQMMHSLQEFVRQPLESDTGTELKGYRGVLEIKDLGFAYPGSTGPLFEGLDVRIEPGDIVIITGHNGAGKTSLVRLFMGLLDPGRGQILVGGVDLRQLSAPWWRRQVMYLPQEPTFLNATIRENICLNNPNMESERLQRVVEISGLKKYLDTSVDGLETQVKNGGAELAVGIRRRLALARALSVQGAVAIFDEPSEGFDIEGLRVMDMIIHSMAKAQKTMIIVSQDMRLMQRADVIIDLSQKPKPHVLFPKKGVQDSEKEPSREGAVR encoded by the coding sequence ATGCGAAGATTGTCATTGCACCCTTTTCTTGCTTTTGAAGTTTGCCTCTCCTCCTTATTTATCAATATCCTTTCCCTGGCTTCTCCTATCTTTGTAATTCAGGTTCTTAACCGTTACGTGGGGTATGGGTTTGATGGCACCCTGATCACATTGACTGTAGGGATGTTTATCGCCGGAGCGATGCACCATGCGTTTACTTTGGTCCGGGTGCAACTTGCCTCGGCAATCAATATCGGGCCGGATAAAATGCTTGCTGATACAGTACTCAGCTGTCTATCCCGCGCTAAAATGGGTACTTTAGGCCGTATCCCGGCAGCACGTATCCATGAACTAATGGGCGGTATTCAAGTTGTTCAGTCCGGATATGATGCTTCTGTTATCTGCTCCGTGCTTGATATGCCGTTTTTTATCCTTTTTGTTGGTGCAACGTTTTTTCTCAGTCCCGTGTTAGCCCTGATTACCATTGCAGCTATTGCCTGCACTCTGCTAGCCGGCTGGCAGAATATGCGGCTTGGCAGACGCATGAATGACATTCTGCGTAATGAGTCAGTGATCCATCGGGGCAATCTTGCCAACGCCATCAGTGGTGCTGACACTGTGCGGGCATTCGGCGGGCGTGCTTTGCTGAACGGCATGTTTAAGACTCAGATGGATAAATTGCAGCAGATTAAGCGCGACATGGTCCAGAGCGGAACTCGCAGTCAGGCTGTGTTGCAAAGTCTTGCAATGATATTGCGTGTGTTGATTTATGCTGTCGGGGCACGTGAAGTTGTGGCTGGGTCCATGACAACCGGTGGCTTGATCGGCGCGTCAATTCTTTCGGGGAAGGCTCTTGCGGTTTCCGCCTCTTTCATGAAGTCTCGGGCAATGATCTCGCAGGCCGGACAGATGATGCATTCCCTGCAGGAGTTTGTTCGGCAGCCACTTGAGTCGGATACAGGAACAGAACTGAAAGGCTACCGCGGAGTACTTGAAATAAAAGATCTCGGTTTCGCCTACCCCGGATCTACAGGACCTCTTTTTGAAGGTCTTGATGTACGTATTGAGCCGGGTGACATAGTTATTATCACCGGACATAACGGGGCCGGTAAGACCTCTCTTGTCCGTCTGTTTATGGGGCTTCTTGATCCCGGACGCGGGCAGATTCTGGTCGGTGGAGTTGATCTACGCCAGCTTTCTGCTCCATGGTGGCGCAGGCAGGTCATGTATCTGCCGCAGGAGCCGACATTTTTGAATGCAACTATCAGGGAAAATATCTGCCTCAATAATCCAAATATGGAAAGTGAGCGGCTGCAACGTGTTGTAGAAATTTCCGGTCTTAAAAAATATCTGGATACCAGTGTGGATGGCTTGGAAACACAGGTGAAAAACGGTGGCGCCGAGCTCGCAGTTGGTATCCGGCGCAGACTAGCCCTTGCCCGTGCGCTATCCGTGCAGGGGGCGGTTGCGATTTTCGATGAACCGTCCGAGGGCTTCGATATCGAAGGGTTGCGGGTCATGGATATGATCATCCATAGTATGGCCAAGGCCCAAAAGACAATGATCATAGTTTCGCAGGATATGCGTTTGATGCAACGGGCAGATGTAATTATTGATCTCAGCCAAAAGCCTAAACCCCATGTCCTTTTCCCTAAAAAGGGCGTTCAGGATAGTGAAAAAGAGCCATCCCGGGAAGGAGCTGTCCGGTGA